A window from Pokkaliibacter sp. MBI-7 encodes these proteins:
- a CDS encoding NarK family nitrate/nitrite MFS transporter — translation MDKIERFNLASFRGKMKILHLSWIAFFLTFVVWFNHAPLLEAIASSLGLSKAEVKTLLILNVALTIPARVIIGMLTDKYGPRLSYALLLAVSSIPCFMFALADNFAQAALGRFLLGFIGAGFVIGIRMVSEWFPAHELGTAEGIYGGWGNFGSAAAAMVLPTLALLFGGADGWRYAIGISGALCLLFSVVWYLNVTDTPKGSTYFRPKQIAAMEVTSVGDLYLLLIMKLPMYAALALLTWKLSPQGVSLLSETAAVIIYGALVAIYLFDAWKVWQVNAHLFKAPVPELHRYKFRQVAVLNVLYFATFGSELAVVSMLPLFFSETFGLDPVKAGLVASAYAFMNLMSRPGGGWLSDRFGRKITLLVLTLGLALGYFLMAMIDSSWPLVVAVIAAMACSFFVQAGEGAVFAVVPLIKRRLTGQIAGMTGAYGNVGSVFYLTILSVTSYQVFFSVIAATALLGFAVLLMMEEPRGEIAEVGEDGSVQLIRVS, via the coding sequence ATGGACAAGATTGAACGTTTCAATCTGGCCTCCTTCAGAGGCAAGATGAAAATCCTGCACCTGAGTTGGATCGCCTTCTTTCTGACCTTCGTGGTGTGGTTCAACCATGCGCCCTTGCTGGAAGCCATTGCATCCAGCCTGGGCCTGAGCAAGGCCGAGGTGAAAACCCTGCTGATCCTTAACGTGGCACTGACCATCCCGGCCCGGGTCATCATCGGCATGCTCACCGACAAGTATGGCCCGCGTCTGAGTTATGCCCTGCTGCTGGCGGTCTCCAGCATTCCCTGCTTCATGTTTGCCCTAGCCGATAACTTTGCTCAGGCGGCTCTCGGTCGCTTCCTGCTGGGCTTTATCGGGGCAGGTTTCGTTATTGGTATCCGTATGGTCAGTGAGTGGTTTCCTGCCCATGAACTTGGCACCGCTGAAGGTATTTACGGTGGCTGGGGCAACTTTGGCTCTGCCGCGGCGGCCATGGTGCTGCCGACGCTGGCACTGCTGTTCGGTGGGGCCGATGGCTGGCGGTATGCGATTGGTATCAGCGGCGCCCTGTGTCTGCTGTTCAGCGTGGTCTGGTATCTGAACGTCACCGATACGCCCAAGGGCTCGACCTATTTCCGTCCGAAGCAAATCGCCGCCATGGAAGTGACCAGTGTGGGTGATCTCTATCTGCTGCTGATCATGAAACTGCCGATGTATGCCGCTCTGGCCCTGCTGACCTGGAAGCTGTCACCGCAGGGGGTCAGCCTGCTGAGTGAAACAGCGGCGGTAATCATCTATGGGGCGCTGGTGGCAATCTATCTGTTCGATGCCTGGAAGGTCTGGCAGGTCAACGCGCATCTGTTCAAGGCCCCGGTGCCCGAGCTGCATCGCTATAAATTCAGGCAGGTGGCGGTACTCAACGTGTTGTACTTTGCTACCTTTGGTTCCGAGCTGGCGGTGGTGTCGATGCTGCCGTTGTTCTTTTCGGAGACTTTCGGTCTTGATCCGGTCAAGGCCGGGCTGGTGGCTTCTGCCTATGCCTTCATGAATCTGATGTCGCGCCCCGGCGGCGGCTGGCTGAGTGACCGTTTTGGCCGCAAGATCACCCTGCTGGTGCTGACACTGGGTCTGGCGCTGGGGTATTTCCTGATGGCCATGATCGACAGCAGCTGGCCGCTGGTGGTGGCGGTGATTGCCGCCATGGCCTGTTCGTTCTTTGTGCAGGCGGGCGAAGGTGCAGTATTTGCCGTCGTACCGCTGATCAAGCGGCGCCTGACCGGACAGATTGCCGGGATGACCGGCGCCTACGGCAATGTAGGTTCGGTGTTCTATCTGACCATTCTGTCAGTCACCAGCTATCAGGTGTTTTTCTCCGTGATTGCCGCCACGGCCTTGCTGGGCTTTGCCGTGCTGCTGATGATGGAAGAGCCCCGTGGCGAAATCGCCGAAGTGGGTGAAGACGGTTCCGTGCAGCTGATTCGCGTCAGCTGA
- a CDS encoding bifunctional protein-serine/threonine kinase/phosphatase: MSTVSVLPSAVLLPLQVRCGGYSSAGLKAENQDAFALRMPQTRAELGKGMAALICDGVSSSGRAAQASQTCVTSFLNDYFSTPDAWGVKKSVVRVLEGLNSWLYQQGLQGQSMLTTLSLLVIRSQTAHVFHIGDSRIYLWRRGQLECLTRDHLQRQQGRDVLNRAMGGDPHLQMDYHSLTVEEGDGFVLTTDGVHAFLPSSDWPQTLNEAAGCDLEPLARRLAERALQAGSDDNLSCLLLQVEQLPHADSEEAERQLASLPVPPALQVGHKLDGYRVLEVLHASQRSHLYRVEDERDGQQWAMKVPSRHFADDFAYLQGFAREEWVGRQFQHEQVLAMAASTQPRTGMYYLAELISGQTLRQWIDDHPQPSLATVRPLLGQMVTALRAFQRLDMVHCDLKPENLMLTSSGVLKVIDLGTVVVTGLQEVAPPQAEAVPQGSVDYVAPEYLFGQPASFRADLFSLAVVVYEMLTGQLPYPSRSREQLLKSRSYADWCYIPLGRYRADLPAWVDACLRKALQPNPASRYAALSEFEQDFRVPNRALEASTFRAPLIERHPLRFWQIISAILLVMLLLSLLSRT; encoded by the coding sequence ATGAGCACTGTCAGCGTCCTGCCTTCTGCCGTGTTGTTGCCCTTGCAGGTTCGTTGCGGAGGTTACTCCAGCGCCGGGCTTAAAGCCGAGAATCAGGATGCCTTTGCTCTGCGTATGCCGCAGACCCGTGCCGAGCTGGGTAAAGGCATGGCCGCGCTGATCTGTGACGGTGTCAGCAGCAGTGGCCGCGCCGCGCAGGCCAGTCAGACCTGCGTGACCAGCTTTCTTAATGACTACTTCAGTACCCCTGACGCCTGGGGCGTGAAAAAGTCGGTGGTGCGGGTGCTGGAAGGGCTCAACAGCTGGCTGTACCAGCAGGGGCTGCAGGGGCAGAGCATGCTCACCACCTTGTCACTGCTGGTGATCAGGTCGCAGACGGCCCATGTATTCCACATCGGCGACAGTCGCATCTACCTCTGGCGACGCGGTCAGCTGGAGTGTCTGACCCGCGATCATCTGCAGCGCCAGCAGGGGCGCGATGTGCTTAACCGGGCCATGGGCGGTGATCCGCACCTGCAGATGGATTACCACAGTCTGACGGTGGAGGAGGGCGATGGCTTCGTACTGACGACCGATGGCGTCCATGCTTTTCTGCCCTCATCTGACTGGCCACAAACACTGAATGAAGCGGCAGGCTGTGATCTTGAACCACTGGCCCGGCGGCTGGCAGAACGCGCGCTGCAGGCCGGCAGTGATGATAACCTCAGCTGCCTGTTACTGCAGGTCGAGCAGCTGCCACACGCCGACAGCGAGGAAGCCGAGCGTCAGCTGGCCAGCCTGCCGGTGCCACCGGCATTGCAGGTCGGACACAAACTGGATGGCTATCGGGTGCTGGAAGTGCTGCACGCCAGCCAGCGATCCCATCTCTATCGGGTGGAAGATGAGCGTGACGGGCAGCAATGGGCAATGAAGGTGCCGTCCCGTCACTTCGCCGATGACTTTGCCTATCTGCAGGGCTTTGCCCGGGAAGAGTGGGTCGGGCGCCAGTTCCAGCATGAACAGGTGCTGGCCATGGCTGCCAGTACCCAGCCGCGTACCGGGATGTATTATCTGGCCGAGCTGATCAGTGGCCAGACGCTGCGGCAGTGGATTGATGATCATCCGCAGCCCTCACTGGCGACCGTGCGTCCGTTGCTGGGGCAGATGGTGACCGCGTTGCGCGCATTCCAGCGGCTGGACATGGTGCACTGCGATCTGAAACCGGAGAATCTGATGCTGACCAGCAGCGGCGTCCTCAAGGTGATTGATCTGGGCACCGTGGTTGTCACCGGCCTGCAGGAAGTGGCACCCCCGCAGGCGGAGGCCGTGCCGCAGGGATCGGTGGACTACGTGGCGCCGGAGTATCTGTTTGGTCAGCCAGCCAGCTTTCGTGCCGATCTGTTTTCACTGGCGGTGGTGGTCTATGAAATGCTCACCGGCCAGTTGCCCTATCCCTCACGCAGTCGCGAACAGTTACTGAAAAGCCGCAGCTATGCCGACTGGTGCTATATTCCGCTGGGGCGCTATCGGGCAGATCTGCCGGCCTGGGTGGATGCCTGCCTGCGCAAGGCGCTGCAGCCCAATCCAGCCAGCCGTTATGCGGCATTGTCTGAATTTGAGCAGGATTTCCGCGTCCCCAACCGGGCGCTGGAGGCCAGCACCTTCCGTGCACCCCTGATTGAGCGCCATCCGCTGCGTTTCTGGCAGATCATCAGCGCGATACTGCTGGTCATGCTGCTACTGAGCCTGCTTTCCCGCACCTGA
- a CDS encoding methyl-accepting chemotaxis protein, with product MKNWTLRKRILASFLVVVAIMLLMVVISYSRMLAINHRVDTVSSNSVPGMYYSTMIRGAWTESFLLVREVRPELPMDRATFIDNTQNLKSLVQEYQKTIDEQDDRRQFDDFLSILNDYSQVQSQVLALFDRQQPDQANLLIAQQLRPLWQKGRDNLNKIIAYNREVSQSSVSGIESAVATANTTMLTLMVVMIAVALLSGWSLMRAIMSPINHVLAAFQQMKEGNLTVRLQLNREDEFGTIEKGFNGMAEELMVLVSQAQRSAVQVATAVNEIAATSKQQQATATETAGTTTEIGATSREIAATSKELVLTMNEVSVSAEQAAQLADSGQQGLVRMEDTMHQVMSASELVNAKLAVLNEKAGSITQVVTTIVKVADQTNLLSLNAAIEAEKAGEYGKGFAVVATQVRRLADQTAVATYDIEQMVREIQSAVSAGVMGMDKFSEEVRRGMYEVQRIGDQLSQVIQQIQALAPRVLMVNEGMQAQATGAEQINEALVQLSEASNQTVDSLRQASFTIDEMNQVASGLRNSVSRFKV from the coding sequence GTGAAGAATTGGACTCTGCGTAAACGTATTCTGGCCAGCTTCCTTGTTGTGGTGGCCATCATGCTGCTGATGGTGGTCATTTCTTATAGCCGTATGCTGGCCATCAATCACCGGGTGGATACGGTCAGCAGCAACTCGGTTCCCGGTATGTACTACAGCACCATGATTCGCGGGGCATGGACCGAAAGCTTTCTGCTGGTGCGGGAAGTACGGCCTGAGCTGCCGATGGATCGCGCTACCTTTATCGATAACACGCAGAACCTGAAATCGCTGGTTCAGGAGTATCAGAAAACCATTGATGAGCAGGATGACCGACGCCAGTTTGATGATTTTCTGTCCATTCTGAATGACTACAGCCAGGTACAGAGCCAGGTACTGGCGTTGTTCGACCGTCAGCAGCCTGACCAGGCTAACCTGCTGATTGCTCAGCAATTACGACCACTGTGGCAGAAAGGCCGGGATAACCTGAACAAGATCATTGCCTACAACCGCGAAGTGTCACAAAGCTCGGTCAGCGGTATCGAAAGTGCGGTGGCGACGGCCAATACCACCATGCTGACGCTGATGGTGGTCATGATCGCTGTGGCGCTGCTGTCGGGCTGGAGCCTGATGCGGGCCATCATGAGCCCCATCAATCATGTCCTTGCTGCCTTCCAGCAGATGAAGGAAGGCAACCTCACTGTCCGTCTGCAGCTCAATCGTGAGGATGAGTTCGGCACCATTGAAAAAGGCTTCAATGGCATGGCTGAAGAGCTGATGGTGCTGGTGTCGCAGGCGCAGCGTTCGGCGGTACAGGTGGCTACTGCGGTCAATGAAATTGCGGCCACCTCCAAGCAGCAGCAGGCTACTGCTACTGAAACGGCCGGGACGACCACCGAAATCGGTGCCACTTCGCGGGAGATTGCCGCTACCTCCAAAGAGCTGGTGCTGACCATGAACGAGGTGTCGGTTTCAGCCGAACAGGCCGCGCAGCTGGCGGATTCCGGGCAGCAGGGGCTGGTGCGGATGGAAGACACCATGCATCAGGTGATGAGTGCCTCCGAGCTGGTCAACGCCAAGCTGGCCGTACTCAACGAGAAGGCGGGCAGTATCACTCAGGTGGTGACCACTATCGTCAAGGTCGCCGACCAGACCAACCTGCTTTCGCTCAATGCGGCTATCGAGGCCGAAAAGGCTGGCGAATACGGCAAAGGTTTCGCCGTGGTGGCCACCCAGGTACGCCGACTGGCCGATCAGACGGCGGTCGCCACCTACGATATCGAGCAGATGGTGAGGGAAATCCAGTCCGCGGTATCGGCGGGGGTGATGGGCATGGACAAGTTCTCGGAAGAGGTGCGCCGTGGCATGTATGAAGTGCAGCGTATTGGCGACCAGCTGTCGCAGGTGATCCAGCAGATCCAGGCACTGGCACCGCGCGTCCTGATGGTCAATGAAGGCATGCAGGCACAGGCCACCGGTGCGGAGCAGATCAACGAGGCACTGGTGCAGCTGAGCGAAGCCTCCAACCAGACAGTGGACTCCCTGCGTCAGGCCAGCTTCACCATTGATGAAATGAATCAGGTGGCCAGCGGTCTGCGTAACAGCGTGTCGCGCTTCAAGGTATAA
- a CDS encoding chemotaxis protein CheW, whose protein sequence is MSEVQQVASDSSAQQRGLFLLFQLGDERYACDVASVVEVLSVPALRPLAGMPDWVAGIFVHDDQVVPVLDLCALTLGRPARRLTSTRLLLSRYGREEQQGCAEMAQSSAPLFGVLVERATATLRCGVHEFSQHGLEQREKDYLGPVRRDERGLVQRVSIQRLLTEEAHSLLFPADKLLALTPSAAAGETSS, encoded by the coding sequence GTGAGTGAAGTACAACAGGTTGCCAGCGACAGTAGCGCGCAGCAACGTGGGCTTTTTCTGCTGTTTCAGCTGGGTGATGAACGCTATGCCTGCGATGTCGCCAGTGTCGTCGAGGTGTTGTCGGTACCTGCATTGCGTCCGCTGGCGGGCATGCCTGACTGGGTCGCCGGTATCTTTGTTCATGATGATCAGGTAGTGCCGGTACTGGATCTTTGTGCGCTGACGCTGGGGCGACCGGCCCGGCGCCTGACCAGTACGCGCCTGCTGCTCAGCCGCTATGGTCGTGAAGAGCAACAGGGCTGCGCCGAGATGGCACAGAGCAGTGCGCCATTGTTTGGCGTACTGGTGGAACGGGCGACTGCCACCCTGCGCTGCGGTGTGCACGAATTCAGCCAGCATGGTCTGGAACAGCGCGAAAAGGATTATCTCGGGCCGGTGCGTCGTGACGAGCGTGGTCTGGTGCAACGGGTCAGTATCCAGCGGTTGCTGACGGAAGAGGCTCACAGCCTGCTGTTTCCGGCTGACAAACTGCTGGCCCTGACGCCGTCGGCAGCAGCAGGAGAAACGTCATCGTGA
- a CDS encoding CheR family methyltransferase produces MIADLRFARFIKELIGLDVDSIGASVVEGILRYRQQQAGQADLEAYWQLLQRSTEEVKALVDALLVPETWFFRYGESFTALSRLVWQRLGKQPRRPQRILSLPCSSGEEPYSIVMALLDAGIAAERFQVEAMDISEIQLQRARLGLYSRNSFRGQHLSFRQRYFSETAAGYQLQPQVLAQVSFRQGNIIDSAATMNSASYDIIFCRNLLIYFDRATQEQVLSRLMAMLSDDGLLFSGPAETSVVTAMGLKPLGLPLAFVFARSQPEPQTAESRARTVSALTGGAVNVAVPNGDDGVKRLRSWPGGHGGSHGDSTPADAAKQGKERSVVRRPVAAVPGHTIQHPPHDASLANDTHSELELQLQQVRQLADQGQTGRALVLCRQLHQQHAEQPQVLYWLGLLAESGGDRLAAQSWYRKVLYLQPRHTEALGQLAALLEAEGEHVAASRLRARMMETHHG; encoded by the coding sequence GTGATTGCTGATCTGCGCTTTGCTCGCTTCATCAAGGAGCTGATCGGTCTTGATGTCGACTCCATTGGCGCCTCGGTGGTCGAAGGCATCTTGCGCTATCGCCAGCAACAGGCAGGACAGGCCGATCTGGAAGCCTACTGGCAACTGCTGCAACGCTCGACTGAAGAGGTTAAGGCGCTGGTGGACGCCCTGCTGGTGCCGGAGACCTGGTTCTTCCGCTATGGCGAGTCATTCACCGCACTGTCACGTCTGGTCTGGCAGCGGCTGGGTAAACAGCCCAGGCGTCCGCAGCGCATCCTCAGCCTGCCCTGTTCCTCCGGTGAGGAGCCGTACTCCATTGTGATGGCACTGCTCGATGCCGGTATCGCTGCTGAGCGCTTTCAGGTGGAAGCGATGGATATCAGCGAGATTCAGTTGCAGCGGGCGAGACTGGGGCTTTATAGCCGCAACTCCTTTCGTGGTCAGCATCTGAGCTTTCGTCAGCGCTATTTCAGTGAAACGGCGGCGGGTTATCAGCTGCAACCGCAGGTGCTGGCGCAGGTCAGCTTTCGTCAGGGCAACATCATCGACAGCGCTGCGACGATGAACAGTGCCAGCTATGACATTATTTTTTGCCGCAACTTGCTGATTTACTTCGACAGAGCCACTCAGGAACAGGTGTTGTCCCGCCTGATGGCGATGCTCAGTGACGACGGGCTGCTGTTTTCCGGGCCAGCAGAAACCAGCGTAGTGACCGCGATGGGGCTGAAGCCGCTTGGTCTGCCACTGGCCTTTGTTTTTGCCCGCAGCCAGCCTGAACCACAGACTGCTGAAAGCCGTGCCCGCACAGTCAGCGCGCTGACAGGGGGGGCCGTCAACGTCGCAGTGCCGAATGGCGATGATGGGGTAAAACGCCTGCGCAGCTGGCCGGGAGGGCATGGCGGGAGCCACGGCGACAGTACACCTGCAGACGCTGCAAAACAGGGCAAGGAGCGGAGTGTTGTCAGACGCCCTGTAGCGGCGGTGCCGGGTCACACTATTCAACACCCACCTCACGACGCCTCGCTGGCAAATGACACGCACAGCGAACTGGAACTGCAGCTACAACAGGTGCGTCAGCTGGCAGATCAGGGACAAACCGGTCGGGCGCTGGTGCTGTGCCGGCAGTTGCACCAGCAGCATGCCGAACAGCCTCAGGTACTGTACTGGCTGGGATTACTGGCAGAAAGTGGCGGTGATCGTCTGGCGGCACAGTCCTGGTATCGGAAAGTGCTGTATCTGCAACCTCGTCATACCGAGGCGCTGGGGCAACTGGCCGCTCTGCTGGAGGCCGAGGGCGAACACGTGGCGGCCAGCCGTTTGCGGGCAAGGATGATGGAGACTCATCATGGTTGA
- a CDS encoding chemotaxis protein CheW, translated as MVERLEHLLSSEVQIDDCWNRIGVRGDRTCARLAEHIHCHNCPVYAEAAVQLLDRYDLQGLTEGSDLLTAGAEESDDSSSGTSVLVFRLGDEWLALPTVTLATVLPPLPVHSLPHRRSQAIEGIVNVDGSLLVSMSLPLLLELPRRSGARAPLRPRLLVVGNEEGKVAFAVDEVLGVQRLNLSDDRADKAVSPCTRAIVRWRQYSLRLLDSDALLRVVARNMT; from the coding sequence ATGGTTGAGCGTCTGGAGCATTTGCTCTCCAGCGAAGTACAGATCGACGACTGCTGGAATCGTATCGGTGTGCGCGGTGACCGCACCTGCGCCCGGCTGGCGGAGCATATCCATTGCCATAACTGCCCGGTCTATGCTGAAGCGGCGGTGCAGTTGCTGGACCGTTACGATCTGCAGGGGCTGACGGAGGGCAGTGACCTGCTTACGGCTGGCGCAGAGGAGAGCGACGACAGCAGCAGCGGTACGTCGGTGCTGGTATTCCGTCTGGGGGATGAGTGGCTGGCGTTGCCCACGGTGACGCTGGCGACGGTATTACCTCCTCTGCCGGTGCACAGCCTGCCGCACCGGCGTTCGCAGGCGATTGAGGGCATCGTCAATGTCGATGGCTCGCTGCTTGTCAGCATGTCGTTGCCGCTGTTGCTGGAGTTGCCGCGTCGCAGTGGCGCCAGGGCACCTCTGCGGCCCCGTCTGCTGGTGGTCGGTAACGAAGAAGGTAAGGTCGCCTTCGCGGTGGATGAAGTGCTGGGTGTACAGCGCCTGAACCTGAGTGATGATCGTGCCGACAAGGCGGTCAGCCCCTGTACCCGAGCCATTGTCCGCTGGCGCCAGTACAGCCTGCGCCTGCTCGACAGTGATGCGTTGCTGCGGGTCGTGGCGCGCAATATGACGTAG
- a CDS encoding hybrid sensor histidine kinase/response regulator has product MLDPIMLELFRQEAETQTAVLTDGLLALERNPQQADLLESCMRAAHSLKGAARIVDLPLGVEVAHVMEDCLVAAQENRLLLGAEHIDQLLQGTDVLLRLAQPDTDPHALSTQAEKVQQGLQRLLAADSAAGTAVPALLEPVLVEPSLDDISHSLLLSAEPANASAIAAEIPAASPEQSDVSTRASKSATADRALRVSAEQLNIVLDLASRTLVRSHTLIPRIDGMQRLKRQFGALERALANLLNDSQETGSVASLASQLEETLTHLRDSQTRLHESLGWLDDFAWDNELCVQRLYDTVLACRMRPFSDVLAGQARMVRDLARSLGKQAELQLIGGQTQVDRDILELLEAPLTHLLRNAVDHGVEVGEVRRQRGKEECGLIRLHARHHSGMLVVEVSDDGQGVDLEILRRQIVERGFTKSETAARLTEAELLEFLFLPGFSMKRQVSEVSGRGVGLDAVQHQVRQLRGMVRVRQQPGKGTTFHLEVPLTLSVVRCLMVDIGDERYALPLAHIDRMLQVSAGQIVQLEGHQHCLVDGQHISLISARQILGYAENNEHAEELPVVLIGDSSSPYGVVVDRFIGESTLVTVPLDARLGKLPHIYAGAVSEDGAPLLILDVEDMLRAATKLISSGRLEFIGQSEGERQQRKRVLVVDDSLTVRELERKLLLNQGYDVAVAVDGMDGWNALRSEHFDLLLTDIDMPRMDGIELVTLVRGDHRLQRLPVMMVSYKDREEDRRRGLDAGADYYLAKANFHDDALLDAVKMLIGAP; this is encoded by the coding sequence ATGCTTGATCCGATCATGCTGGAGCTGTTTCGCCAGGAAGCTGAAACACAGACGGCGGTTTTGACTGATGGCTTGCTGGCATTGGAGCGCAATCCGCAACAGGCCGACCTGCTGGAGTCTTGCATGCGTGCAGCGCACTCGCTCAAGGGGGCTGCCCGTATTGTTGATCTGCCGCTTGGAGTGGAGGTAGCCCATGTCATGGAAGACTGTCTGGTCGCTGCGCAGGAAAACAGGCTGCTACTGGGAGCTGAGCATATTGATCAGCTGCTACAGGGCACCGATGTGCTGCTGCGTCTGGCGCAACCCGATACCGATCCGCACGCCCTGAGCACGCAGGCAGAAAAGGTGCAGCAGGGGCTGCAGCGATTGCTGGCGGCTGATTCAGCTGCTGGCACTGCGGTGCCGGCACTGCTTGAGCCTGTGCTGGTCGAGCCGAGCCTTGACGACATCAGCCACAGCCTGCTGCTGTCTGCCGAGCCTGCTAATGCAAGCGCTATCGCAGCAGAGATACCGGCAGCGTCGCCAGAGCAGTCGGACGTGTCGACGCGTGCCAGCAAGTCCGCTACAGCAGACCGCGCTCTGCGCGTATCTGCCGAGCAGCTCAATATCGTGCTGGATCTGGCCAGTCGGACGCTGGTGCGCTCCCATACCCTGATCCCGCGTATCGATGGTATGCAGCGGCTGAAGCGCCAGTTTGGCGCGCTGGAGCGCGCTCTGGCCAACCTGCTTAATGACAGTCAGGAAACAGGTAGCGTGGCATCACTGGCCTCCCAGCTGGAAGAGACGCTGACGCATCTGCGTGACAGTCAGACCCGGCTGCATGAGAGCCTGGGCTGGCTGGATGATTTTGCCTGGGACAATGAGCTGTGTGTGCAGCGCCTGTACGATACCGTGCTGGCCTGTCGCATGCGTCCATTCAGTGATGTGCTGGCCGGTCAGGCCCGCATGGTGCGTGATCTGGCCCGCTCGCTGGGCAAACAGGCCGAGTTGCAGCTGATCGGTGGCCAGACGCAGGTTGATCGCGACATTCTCGAACTGCTTGAAGCTCCGCTGACCCATCTGTTGCGCAATGCCGTAGATCACGGTGTCGAAGTCGGGGAGGTGCGACGTCAGCGTGGCAAGGAAGAGTGTGGCCTGATTCGCCTGCATGCCCGTCATCATTCCGGCATGCTGGTGGTCGAGGTCAGTGATGACGGCCAGGGTGTCGATCTGGAAATCCTGCGCCGGCAGATTGTCGAGCGGGGTTTTACCAAGTCGGAAACGGCGGCAAGGCTGACAGAGGCGGAGTTGCTGGAGTTTTTGTTCCTGCCCGGCTTCAGCATGAAGCGTCAGGTCAGCGAGGTGTCCGGCCGCGGCGTGGGGCTGGATGCGGTTCAGCATCAGGTGCGTCAGCTGCGCGGTATGGTGCGGGTGAGGCAACAACCGGGAAAGGGGACTACCTTTCATCTGGAGGTGCCGCTGACGCTGTCCGTGGTGCGCTGTCTGATGGTGGACATCGGCGATGAACGGTATGCCCTGCCGCTGGCCCATATCGACCGCATGCTGCAGGTCAGTGCCGGGCAAATAGTGCAGCTGGAAGGGCATCAGCATTGTCTGGTGGATGGTCAGCATATCAGCCTTATCTCCGCCCGACAGATCCTTGGCTATGCTGAAAACAACGAACATGCTGAGGAATTACCCGTGGTGCTGATTGGCGACAGCAGCAGTCCCTACGGTGTAGTGGTCGACAGATTTATTGGCGAGTCGACGCTGGTGACGGTGCCTCTTGATGCGCGGCTGGGCAAATTACCGCATATCTATGCAGGGGCCGTATCGGAAGACGGCGCACCGCTGCTGATTCTGGATGTGGAGGACATGCTGCGTGCGGCGACCAAACTGATCAGCAGCGGTCGACTGGAGTTTATCGGCCAGAGTGAGGGCGAGCGTCAGCAGCGCAAACGGGTGCTGGTCGTCGATGACTCCCTCACGGTTCGTGAGCTTGAGCGCAAGCTGCTGCTCAATCAGGGCTATGACGTTGCCGTGGCGGTAGACGGTATGGATGGCTGGAATGCCCTGCGTTCCGAGCACTTCGATCTGTTGCTGACAGACATTGATATGCCGCGCATGGACGGCATTGAGCTGGTGACGCTGGTACGGGGCGACCATCGCCTGCAGCGGTTGCCGGTGATGATGGTGTCTTATAAGGATCGTGAAGAGGATCGTCGTCGTGGGCTGGACGCAGGCGCAGATTACTATCTGGCCAAGGCTAATTTCCACGATGATGCCTTGCTGGATGCGGTGAAGATGCTGATCGGGGCACCCTAA
- a CDS encoding chemotaxis response regulator protein-glutamate methylesterase, with protein sequence MRVAIVNDSPLAQEVLRRVLLTAPGYQLAWQAVNGAEAVKRCADDVPDVILMDLLMPVMDGVEATRQIMANSPCAILIVTSDVDRHMSRVFSAMGYGALDAVNTPMLNGSGLSSADQLDSTALLRKIHNIRWLTAVSGSKDSKPGNGQGEPAQVTQLVALGASAGGPAALAELLQRLPGDFPAALVLVQHVDEVFAAGMAEWLTSQSNIPVRLAREGDSPVAGQLLMAGTSDHLRLSTEGRLYYTAEPMSHVYRPSIDVFFTSVAQYWSGSAVGVLLTGMGRDGAQGLKAMRNRGFITLAQDEASSAVYGMPKAAAAMDAASEILPLQRMAERLSAVFF encoded by the coding sequence GTGAGAGTAGCCATCGTCAATGATTCGCCTCTGGCGCAGGAGGTACTGCGCCGTGTGCTGCTGACAGCTCCGGGGTATCAGCTTGCCTGGCAGGCCGTCAATGGTGCCGAGGCGGTAAAGCGCTGTGCTGACGATGTGCCGGATGTGATCCTGATGGACCTGCTGATGCCGGTGATGGATGGTGTTGAAGCCACCCGGCAGATCATGGCCAATAGCCCTTGTGCGATCCTGATCGTTACCTCCGATGTGGACCGGCATATGAGCCGGGTGTTCAGCGCCATGGGTTATGGTGCGCTGGACGCGGTGAATACTCCGATGCTGAATGGCAGCGGGCTTTCCTCGGCCGATCAGCTGGACAGTACGGCGTTACTGCGAAAAATTCATAATATCCGCTGGTTGACGGCGGTCAGCGGCAGCAAGGACAGCAAACCGGGAAATGGTCAGGGTGAGCCAGCGCAGGTCACCCAGTTGGTCGCTTTGGGCGCCTCTGCAGGCGGGCCGGCGGCACTGGCCGAGTTGTTGCAGCGGTTGCCGGGTGACTTCCCGGCGGCACTGGTACTGGTTCAGCATGTGGATGAAGTGTTTGCTGCTGGCATGGCTGAGTGGCTGACTTCGCAGTCGAATATACCTGTCCGGCTGGCCAGAGAAGGTGACAGCCCGGTGGCGGGGCAGTTGCTGATGGCCGGAACCTCTGATCACTTGCGCCTGTCTACCGAGGGACGGTTGTACTACACCGCTGAGCCGATGAGCCATGTTTACCGGCCATCGATTGATGTGTTTTTTACCAGCGTGGCACAATACTGGTCCGGCAGTGCGGTCGGTGTGCTGTTGACCGGTATGGGGCGTGATGGCGCACAGGGTTTGAAGGCCATGCGTAACCGGGGCTTCATCACACTGGCGCAGGATGAAGCCAGTTCTGCGGTGTATGGCATGCCCAAGGCTGCGGCAGCCATGGATGCCGCGAGTGAAATTCTGCCGCTGCAGCGCATGGCGGAACGCCTGAGCGCTGTATTTTTCTGA